A single window of Nicotiana tomentosiformis chromosome 1, ASM39032v3, whole genome shotgun sequence DNA harbors:
- the LOC104116788 gene encoding REF/SRPP-like protein At3g05500 has translation MAESNPKPQLPEMAQTEEEKLKYLEFLQVAMIHAALYVTKVYGYAKENSGPLKPGVQTVEGTVKTVVGPVYDKFHDVPVEVLKFVDRKVDESVRKIETRVPPMVKQAPAAARSVAADVKSAGVIGAASGLAKTVYAKYEPAAKGLYTKYEPMAEQYAASAWLSLNRLPVVPKVTQAVAPTAAYYSGKYNEIVQQSAEKGYKVASYLPLVPTGKISKVFSTQHVASN, from the exons ATGGCCGAATCAAACCCTAAGCCTCAACTACCCGAGATG GCTCAAACTGAGGAAGAGAAATTGAAGTATTTGGAATTTTTGCAAGTGGCGATGATTCATGCGGCGCTCTATGTAACGAAGGTGTATGGTTACGCCAAAGAGAATTCTGGTCCCCTGAAGCCCGGTGTTCAGACCGTCGAAGGCACCGTTAAGACCGTGGTTGGCCCTGTCTATGATAAATTTCATGATGTCCCTGTCGAGGTCCTCAAGTTTGTTGACCGTAAG GTTGATGAGTCTGTTCGTAAGATTGAGACTCGTGTTCCCCCTATGGTCAAGCAGGCTCCTGCAGCAGCTCGCTCCGTGGCAGCCGATGTCAAAAGTGCTGGTGTGATAGGAGCTGCATCAGGACTTGCAAAAACAGTCTATGCCAAGTACGAGCCTGCTGCCAAGGGACTTTACACCAAGTACGAACCAATGGCCGAGCAATATGCAGCTTCAGCTTGGCTCTCTCTTAACCGACTTCCCGTCGTTCCTAAAGTTACTCAAGCAGTTGCTCCAACAGCTGCTTACTATTCTGGGAAGTACAATGAGATTGTCCAGCAATCTGCAGAGAAAGGGTACAAGGTTGCATCATATCTTCCATTGGTACCTACTGGCAAGATTTCTAAGGTGTTCAGCACTCAGCATGTGGCTTCCAACTAA